In Sulfolobales archaeon, the following are encoded in one genomic region:
- a CDS encoding radical SAM protein, which yields MEGYDPVSRSFRIKDIITRRKSGRELRCYYRFRADRWYGGIATGDVIGCNLSCKFCWSWYFKDRPDLGSFYTSEEAFNKIMSIMRRRDLRRARLSGGEPTLSIDHLLEILRLFDESSIEFILETNGILIGFDERLARALSRYSNIIVRVSFKGVSRNEFHMLTGANPESFELQFKALENLINSGLKPGREVYPAAMIGFSRDEDIIEFSRRLTQIHPALAEVDWEYVILYPHVKKILARAGLKPVRAVDPSNIPREMI from the coding sequence TTGGAAGGATATGATCCTGTTTCTAGAAGTTTTAGAATCAAAGATATTATAACGAGAAGAAAAAGTGGTAGAGAGCTGAGATGCTACTATAGATTTAGAGCTGACAGATGGTATGGCGGTATAGCCACAGGTGATGTTATAGGTTGCAACCTCTCTTGTAAGTTCTGCTGGAGCTGGTATTTTAAAGATAGACCTGATCTGGGGAGTTTCTATACTTCCGAAGAAGCTTTCAACAAGATCATGAGTATTATGAGGAGAAGAGATCTGAGAAGAGCTAGACTTAGCGGTGGTGAACCTACTCTAAGCATTGATCATCTTCTAGAGATATTAAGATTATTCGATGAAAGCAGTATAGAGTTTATTCTAGAGACTAATGGTATTCTCATAGGCTTCGATGAGAGACTGGCTAGAGCTCTCTCGAGGTATTCTAATATTATAGTTAGAGTATCATTTAAAGGTGTTAGTAGAAATGAGTTTCATATGCTCACAGGTGCCAATCCTGAATCTTTTGAATTACAATTTAAAGCTCTAGAGAACCTGATAAACTCAGGTCTTAAACCCGGGCGTGAGGTTTATCCTGCGGCTATGATAGGATTCAGTAGAGATGAAGATATAATAGAGTTTTCAAGAAGACTTACACAGATACATCCAGCATTAGCTGAGGTGGATTGGGAGTATGTGATACTATATCCTCATGTTAAGAAGATATTAGCTAGAGCAGGATTGAAACCTGTTAGAGCAGTAGATCCTAGCAACATACCTAGAGAGATGATCTAG